One Bradyrhizobium sp. CCGB12 genomic window carries:
- a CDS encoding PRC-barrel domain-containing protein produces MLNQGELDRSEMGRLIGSDKVEGTSVYGADRNRIGSIERVMIDKISGKVSYAVLGFGGFLGLGNDHYPLPWQSLKYDTELGGYVTGITTKELEGAPKYGDRSDWNWGDDATVRGINSYYGVPFA; encoded by the coding sequence ATGTTGAATCAAGGTGAGCTGGATCGCAGCGAGATGGGCCGGTTGATCGGCAGCGACAAGGTCGAGGGAACATCTGTCTACGGTGCCGATCGCAACCGCATAGGTTCGATCGAACGCGTGATGATCGACAAGATCAGCGGCAAGGTGTCGTACGCGGTGCTCGGCTTTGGCGGTTTTCTGGGTCTCGGCAACGACCATTATCCGCTGCCCTGGCAATCGCTGAAATATGACACTGAGCTTGGCGGCTATGTCACGGGCATCACCACCAAGGAGTTGGAAGGCGCGCCGAAATATGGCGATCGGAGCGATTGGAACTGGGGTGATGATGCCACGGTTCGCGGCATCAACTCCTATTATGGTGTTCCCTTCGCATAG
- a CDS encoding nitronate monooxygenase family protein, which translates to MKTAITELFGIEHPIIQGGMHFVGFAELAAAVSNAGGLGIITGLTQKTPELLAKEIARCRDMTDKPFGVNLTFLPTFSAPPYPEYIAAIVEGGVKSVETAGRSPEQYMPALKAAGIKVIHKCTSVRHSLKAERIGCDAVSVDGFECGGHPGEDDIPNMILLPRAAEELKIPFVASGGMADGRSLVAALSLGAAGMNMGTRFIATKEAPVHQNVKNALVAATELDTRLIMRALRNTERVLKNANVDRLLEIEREKGAKLTIDDIHDQVAGVYPRIMLDGQMDAGAWSCGMVAGLIHDIPTCKELVDRIVSEAEQIIRGRLMGFLDGTGATRKVA; encoded by the coding sequence GTGAAGACCGCGATCACCGAACTGTTCGGCATCGAGCATCCGATCATCCAGGGCGGAATGCATTTCGTCGGCTTTGCGGAGCTGGCTGCCGCCGTCTCCAATGCCGGTGGGCTCGGCATCATCACCGGTCTCACGCAGAAGACGCCCGAGCTGCTGGCCAAGGAGATCGCGCGCTGCCGCGACATGACCGACAAGCCGTTCGGTGTGAACCTCACCTTCCTGCCGACCTTCTCGGCGCCGCCTTATCCGGAGTACATCGCGGCCATCGTCGAAGGCGGCGTCAAGTCCGTGGAGACCGCGGGCCGCAGTCCCGAACAATACATGCCGGCGCTGAAGGCCGCCGGCATCAAGGTGATCCACAAATGCACCTCGGTCCGCCACTCCCTGAAGGCGGAACGGATCGGCTGCGACGCCGTCAGCGTCGACGGTTTTGAATGTGGCGGTCATCCCGGCGAGGACGACATTCCCAACATGATCCTGCTGCCGCGTGCGGCGGAGGAGTTGAAGATCCCGTTCGTCGCCTCCGGCGGCATGGCCGACGGGCGCAGCCTCGTCGCAGCGTTGTCGCTCGGCGCGGCCGGCATGAACATGGGCACGCGATTCATCGCCACCAAGGAAGCGCCGGTGCATCAGAACGTCAAGAACGCGCTGGTCGCCGCCACCGAGCTCGACACGCGCCTGATCATGCGGGCGCTGCGCAATACCGAGCGCGTCCTGAAGAACGCCAATGTCGACCGTCTGCTCGAGATCGAGCGCGAGAAGGGCGCCAAGCTCACGATCGACGACATTCACGACCAGGTCGCGGGTGTCTATCCCAGGATCATGCTGGACGGGCAGATGGACGCGGGCGCCTGGAGCTGCGGCATGGTCGCAGGCCTCATCCACGACATCCCCACCTGCAAGGAACTCGTCGATCGCATCGTGTCCGAGGCGGAACAAATCATCCGCGGCCGCCTGATGGGATTCCTGGATGGGACGGGGGCGACGCGAAAGGTCGCCTGA
- a CDS encoding alkaline phosphatase — translation MATLGAARASTRRQFLVRSTSSLVVASLGTLAKPHLSRAADRPQIAGGIQSGDVSGGSAVIWARADRPARMQVDCSTVESFKTIVASASLDALPDADFTAKLLLNDLPPGQDVFYRVRFDDIATGISGESRIGHFRTAPAAGRSISFLWSGDVAGQGWGIDVSRGGYRSYRTMLENRPDFFIHSGDHIYADCTIPAEQKLPNGETWRNLVTEEKSEAAHTLAQFRGSYKYNHLDEHFRAFHAEVPMFAQWDDHEVTNDWSPTGSYDAAGYEDDGTPLLVARARRAFFDFMPIREIGARRGRIYRKIAYGPLLDVFMIDMRSYRDETWNKGNDRRGWILGAEQLAWLKRELAASRATWKVIAADLPIGLISLDAVALGNGAPDRREHEIADLLASIKRAGIRNIVWLTADMHYTAAHYYDPNKAQFQEFEPFWEFVSGPLHAGTWSPGELDDTFGPVAMYQNGCSAAQGENLAPCFGLQFFGRVDIDGATGVMKVTLKDVDNRDLWSVDIQPQQQARPAVVAQHS, via the coding sequence ATGGCAACGCTCGGCGCCGCGCGGGCATCGACCCGGCGGCAATTTCTGGTCCGCTCGACTTCCAGTCTCGTCGTCGCCTCGCTAGGCACGCTTGCAAAGCCCCATCTCAGCCGCGCCGCCGACCGGCCGCAGATCGCAGGCGGCATCCAGTCCGGCGATGTCTCGGGCGGCTCCGCGGTGATCTGGGCGCGCGCCGACCGGCCCGCGCGCATGCAGGTGGATTGCTCGACCGTCGAAAGCTTCAAGACCATTGTCGCATCGGCGTCGCTCGACGCTCTGCCGGATGCCGACTTCACCGCAAAGCTGCTCCTGAACGACCTGCCGCCCGGGCAGGACGTCTTCTACCGCGTGCGCTTCGACGACATTGCGACCGGCATCTCCGGCGAGAGCCGCATCGGTCATTTCCGCACCGCGCCGGCCGCGGGCCGGTCGATCTCGTTCCTGTGGTCCGGTGACGTCGCAGGGCAGGGCTGGGGTATCGACGTCTCGCGCGGCGGCTATCGCAGCTATCGTACCATGCTCGAGAACCGTCCGGATTTCTTCATCCACTCCGGCGACCATATCTACGCCGACTGCACGATTCCCGCCGAACAAAAGCTGCCGAACGGCGAGACATGGCGCAACCTCGTCACCGAGGAGAAATCCGAGGCCGCGCACACCCTGGCGCAGTTCCGCGGTAGCTACAAATACAACCACTTGGACGAACATTTCCGCGCCTTCCATGCCGAGGTGCCGATGTTCGCGCAATGGGACGATCACGAGGTCACCAACGATTGGTCGCCGACCGGGAGCTACGACGCCGCCGGTTACGAGGACGACGGCACACCGCTCCTGGTCGCGCGCGCCCGCCGCGCCTTCTTCGACTTCATGCCGATCCGCGAGATCGGCGCGCGGCGGGGCCGGATCTACCGCAAGATCGCTTACGGCCCGCTGCTGGACGTCTTCATGATCGACATGCGCAGCTATCGCGATGAGACCTGGAACAAGGGAAACGACCGTCGCGGCTGGATTCTCGGCGCGGAGCAACTCGCCTGGCTCAAGCGCGAGCTCGCCGCCTCGCGCGCGACCTGGAAGGTGATCGCGGCCGATTTGCCGATCGGACTGATCAGCTTGGACGCCGTTGCGCTCGGCAACGGTGCGCCCGACCGTCGCGAGCACGAGATCGCTGATCTCCTCGCCTCGATCAAGCGCGCCGGAATCCGCAACATCGTCTGGCTCACCGCCGACATGCACTACACTGCCGCGCACTACTACGATCCGAACAAGGCGCAATTCCAGGAGTTCGAGCCGTTCTGGGAGTTCGTCTCCGGCCCGCTGCATGCCGGCACCTGGAGCCCGGGCGAGCTCGATGACACGTTTGGCCCGGTTGCGATGTATCAGAACGGCTGTAGCGCTGCGCAGGGCGAGAATCTGGCGCCGTGCTTCGGCTTGCAGTTCTTTGGCCGTGTCGACATCGATGGCGCGACCGGCGTGATGAAGGTGACCCTGAAAGACGTCGACAACCGCGACCTCTGGTCGGTCGACATCCAGCCCCAGCAGCAGGCGCGACCGGCCGTGGTGGCGCAGCATTCGTGA
- a CDS encoding helix-turn-helix domain-containing protein, whose product MLNQVVDFAGEVLPGRCAAPPYSEIAFLAELGERLRSSRTRCDLSRRELARRSGISERYIAQIEAGKGNVSIVLLLRLASAIHGSQPKAA is encoded by the coding sequence ATGCTGAATCAAGTTGTGGATTTTGCGGGCGAAGTGCTCCCGGGGCGCTGCGCCGCGCCGCCTTATTCCGAGATCGCGTTTCTGGCTGAGCTCGGCGAGCGCTTAAGGTCCTCGCGCACGCGCTGCGATCTGTCGCGCCGCGAGCTGGCCCGCCGCTCCGGGATTTCCGAGCGCTACATCGCCCAGATCGAGGCCGGCAAAGGCAACGTCTCGATCGTCCTCCTGCTGCGGCTGGCCTCCGCGATCCACGGCAGCCAGCCCAAGGCGGCTTGA
- a CDS encoding biotin/lipoyl-binding protein, with amino-acid sequence MDAQTRERGPSAEQPQRAKEAPRTNPDQARDVKDQSDKPAPSLRNRLREHWLLATVGAIVLIAALVGGLLYWLEVRHYESTDDAFVAARSYSVASKVGGYVTDIPVTDNQHVNAGDLLAEIDERDYRIAVDQANAQVAVSKANIDNVEAQIVSQEEQIKQAQAQLEQAQAQLQFSREEFARAQDLVEKGAGTVQRQQQTRSDLQAQQANTERARTAVTAAQLGIKSLQAQLEGAKAQLEQSQAQLDQAKLNLQYTSIVAAQSGRVVKLSGAKGTFVTAGQSLMMFVPDEAWIVANYKETQLNDMRPGQPVEIRIDAYPGRKLTGHVDSVQPGSGTAFSLLPAENATGNYVKVVQRVPVKIVVDSWPPDLPVGPGMSVVPWTRVR; translated from the coding sequence GTGGATGCTCAAACCCGGGAGCGTGGGCCGTCCGCGGAGCAGCCGCAGAGGGCGAAGGAAGCTCCGAGAACGAATCCCGATCAGGCCCGCGACGTCAAAGATCAGTCGGACAAGCCGGCGCCGTCGCTGCGCAACCGGCTTCGCGAGCATTGGCTGCTCGCGACCGTCGGCGCCATTGTGCTGATCGCCGCGCTCGTCGGCGGTCTGCTTTATTGGCTCGAGGTGCGTCACTATGAATCGACCGACGATGCGTTCGTCGCGGCGCGCAGCTATTCGGTCGCCTCGAAGGTCGGCGGCTATGTGACCGATATCCCGGTCACGGACAACCAGCACGTCAATGCCGGCGACCTTCTTGCTGAGATCGACGAGCGCGACTACCGGATCGCGGTCGACCAGGCCAACGCGCAGGTCGCGGTCTCCAAGGCGAACATCGACAACGTCGAGGCGCAGATCGTTTCGCAGGAAGAGCAGATCAAGCAGGCCCAGGCCCAGCTCGAGCAGGCGCAAGCGCAGCTTCAGTTCTCACGGGAAGAATTTGCGCGGGCGCAGGATCTGGTCGAGAAGGGCGCCGGCACCGTGCAGCGCCAGCAGCAGACCCGTTCCGATCTTCAGGCGCAGCAGGCCAACACGGAGCGCGCGAGGACCGCGGTCACGGCAGCCCAACTCGGCATCAAATCGCTGCAAGCACAGCTCGAAGGCGCCAAGGCGCAGCTCGAGCAATCGCAGGCGCAACTGGATCAGGCCAAGCTGAACCTGCAATATACCAGCATCGTTGCGGCGCAGTCCGGTCGTGTCGTCAAGCTCTCAGGTGCCAAGGGCACATTCGTCACGGCCGGTCAGAGCCTGATGATGTTCGTGCCCGACGAGGCTTGGATCGTCGCCAACTACAAGGAAACCCAGCTCAACGACATGCGTCCGGGCCAGCCGGTCGAGATCCGCATCGATGCCTATCCCGGCCGCAAGCTGACCGGCCACGTCGATTCCGTTCAGCCGGGCTCGGGCACCGCGTTCAGCCTGCTGCCGGCGGAGAATGCCACCGGCAACTACGTCAAGGTGGTGCAGCGTGTGCCGGTGAAGATCGTGGTCGACAGCTGGCCGCCGGATCTGCCGGTTGGTCCCGGCATGTCGGTCGTGCCCTGGACAAGGGTGCGATGA
- a CDS encoding PLP-dependent aminotransferase family protein, with amino-acid sequence MTSSFDFAPLFPAGLPAPSARWTGLAKYSFVGGNNDSEQVPLEGLIEATNLALQREGRSLATYGLAHGPQGYVPLREFLVTKLKRDAGIACTVDDLLIVSGSLQALDLVNATLLARGDTVIFEQESYQGSLTRLARLGVNVVGIPLDKDGMRMDVLASTLADLKGRGIRPKYIYTIPTVQNPTGSIMPESRRAELLRLSSEYGVPIFEDDCYADLIWSGQRPPAIYAMSPNGGVIHIGSFSKSIAPALRVGFIVAPWDVMSRMLSLKTDAGSGALEQMVLATYCKPHFSTHVPALTKVLRTKLDTLMEALNEQFGTAAEFEAPKGGIFLWVKLPDQVDTLKLYQAALAAGVSINPGPEWSTDKSRSSSRLRLCFASPTHQQIREGIAVLAEVCRREFGVPARSANVEKRA; translated from the coding sequence ATGACGTCCAGCTTCGATTTCGCGCCCCTGTTTCCCGCAGGGCTGCCGGCCCCTTCTGCGCGCTGGACGGGCCTTGCCAAATACAGCTTCGTCGGTGGCAACAATGATTCCGAACAGGTGCCGCTCGAAGGCCTGATCGAGGCGACCAATCTCGCGCTACAACGCGAGGGCCGCTCGCTCGCCACCTACGGGCTGGCGCACGGCCCGCAGGGTTACGTGCCCCTGCGTGAATTCCTGGTGACGAAACTCAAGCGCGACGCCGGCATCGCCTGCACCGTGGACGACCTCCTGATCGTGTCCGGCTCACTCCAGGCGCTCGACCTCGTCAACGCGACGCTGCTCGCGCGCGGCGACACCGTGATCTTCGAGCAGGAAAGCTATCAGGGCTCGTTGACCCGCCTCGCCCGGCTTGGGGTCAACGTCGTCGGCATCCCGCTCGACAAGGATGGCATGCGCATGGACGTGCTGGCGTCGACGCTCGCTGACCTCAAAGGCCGTGGCATCCGTCCCAAATACATCTACACGATCCCGACCGTGCAGAACCCGACCGGCAGCATCATGCCGGAGAGCCGGCGCGCCGAGCTGCTGCGCCTGTCATCCGAATACGGCGTACCCATCTTCGAGGACGATTGCTATGCCGACCTCATCTGGTCGGGACAGCGGCCGCCGGCGATCTACGCGATGAGCCCGAATGGTGGCGTCATCCATATCGGCTCCTTCTCCAAGTCGATCGCGCCGGCGCTGCGCGTCGGCTTCATCGTCGCACCCTGGGATGTGATGTCGCGCATGCTGTCGCTGAAGACGGATGCCGGCTCGGGCGCGCTGGAGCAGATGGTGCTCGCCACCTATTGCAAGCCGCATTTTTCGACCCACGTGCCGGCCCTGACAAAGGTGCTGCGCACGAAGCTCGATACGCTGATGGAAGCCCTCAACGAGCAGTTCGGGACGGCGGCCGAGTTCGAGGCGCCCAAGGGCGGCATCTTCCTCTGGGTGAAGCTGCCCGACCAGGTCGATACGCTGAAGCTCTATCAGGCCGCGCTCGCCGCCGGCGTCTCGATCAACCCGGGGCCGGAATGGTCGACCGACAAGAGCCGTTCCAGCTCGCGGCTGAGACTGTGCTTTGCGAGCCCGACGCATCAGCAGATCCGCGAGGGGATCGCCGTGCTGGCCGAGGTCTGCCGCCGGGAGTTCGGCGTGCCGGCCCGCAGCGCCAATGTCGAGAAGCGGGCCTAG
- a CDS encoding helix-turn-helix domain-containing protein, whose translation MKWDTLDEEPCSLSRTIAVIGDRWTLLILRECFLRVRRFEAFQSSLQITRHLLSERLKKLVRFGILRRVPYSEAPKRYEYILTQKGLDLYPIIMAMVHWGDAHMGDERGRPLLHEHKPCGKLFDPVMVCSECGEPLHAKQVHVHAGPGRKEAVG comes from the coding sequence ATGAAGTGGGATACGCTGGACGAAGAGCCCTGCTCGCTCTCCCGCACCATCGCCGTCATCGGAGACCGCTGGACGCTGCTGATCCTGCGCGAGTGCTTCTTGCGTGTGCGACGGTTCGAGGCGTTCCAGTCCTCGCTCCAAATCACGCGGCACCTGCTGTCGGAGCGACTGAAGAAGTTGGTCCGTTTCGGCATCCTGCGCCGCGTCCCCTATTCCGAGGCGCCGAAGCGCTACGAATACATCCTCACTCAGAAAGGCCTCGACCTCTATCCGATCATCATGGCGATGGTGCATTGGGGCGACGCCCACATGGGCGACGAGCGCGGCCGTCCCCTGCTGCACGAGCACAAGCCTTGCGGCAAGCTGTTCGATCCCGTGATGGTGTGCTCGGAATGCGGCGAGCCGCTGCATGCCAAGCAGGTCCATGTGCATGCGGGGCCGGGGCGGAAGGAGGCGGTCGGGTGA
- a CDS encoding SDR family oxidoreductase, whose amino-acid sequence MPKRNATAAVIGAGNFIGSEIAKKFAAEGFTVFAGRRNGDKLAPLVKDIEAAGGEIHARSLDARKEEEVIAFFDDADKHAPLDVCIFNVGANVNFPILDTTERVFRKVWEMACYSGFLAGREAARLMLPRGGGNIFFTGATASLRGGSGFAAFASAKFGLRAVAQAMARELGPKNIHVAHLIIDSGVDTEWVRQRRLEALGPNALDNPDLLMPPSSVADAYWQLYQQPKSAWTFEMEIRPFGEKW is encoded by the coding sequence TTGCCCAAGCGAAACGCGACTGCCGCCGTGATCGGGGCCGGCAATTTCATCGGCTCCGAGATCGCCAAGAAATTCGCCGCCGAAGGTTTCACGGTCTTCGCCGGCCGCCGCAACGGCGACAAGCTCGCGCCGCTGGTGAAAGATATCGAGGCTGCCGGCGGGGAAATCCACGCGCGTTCGCTCGATGCGCGAAAGGAAGAAGAGGTCATCGCCTTCTTCGACGATGCCGACAAGCACGCGCCGCTGGACGTCTGCATCTTCAATGTCGGTGCCAACGTCAATTTCCCGATCCTCGACACCACCGAGCGCGTGTTCCGCAAGGTGTGGGAGATGGCCTGCTATTCAGGTTTCCTGGCGGGGCGCGAAGCGGCGCGGCTGATGCTGCCGCGCGGCGGCGGCAACATCTTCTTCACCGGTGCAACTGCGTCCTTGCGCGGCGGCAGCGGCTTTGCGGCCTTTGCCAGCGCCAAGTTCGGCCTGCGCGCGGTGGCGCAAGCGATGGCGCGCGAGCTCGGGCCGAAGAACATCCACGTCGCTCATCTCATCATCGATTCCGGCGTCGACACCGAATGGGTGCGCCAGCGTCGGCTCGAAGCGCTTGGGCCGAATGCGCTCGACAATCCCGATCTCCTGATGCCGCCGTCCTCGGTCGCTGATGCCTATTGGCAGCTCTACCAGCAGCCCAAGAGCGCCTGGACCTTCGAGATGGAGATCCGTCCGTTCGGAGAGAAATGGTGA
- a CDS encoding DUF4142 domain-containing protein: MKRTIVAIACVLLAGPALAQSLGEKTGVNSALGVAPTTADFVKEVAISDMFEIESSKLAEQKGNAQEKSFAQQMVTDHTKTSSELKGLVGNGKVQATLPTALDSSHQSKLDKLKSATGKDFSSDYNSYQVSAHEDAVSLFDRYAKGGDNAALKDWAGKTLPALKHHLDMAKELGKAPSVGQSK; the protein is encoded by the coding sequence ATGAAACGTACCATCGTCGCCATTGCTTGCGTGCTTCTCGCAGGCCCCGCATTGGCCCAATCGCTGGGCGAGAAGACCGGCGTCAATTCGGCGCTCGGCGTCGCGCCAACCACCGCCGACTTCGTCAAGGAGGTGGCGATCAGCGACATGTTCGAGATCGAATCGAGCAAGCTCGCTGAGCAGAAGGGCAACGCGCAGGAGAAATCCTTCGCGCAACAGATGGTCACCGATCACACCAAGACCAGCAGCGAGCTGAAGGGATTGGTCGGCAATGGCAAGGTCCAGGCAACGCTGCCGACGGCGCTCGACAGCTCGCACCAAAGCAAGCTCGACAAGCTCAAGAGCGCGACCGGCAAGGACTTCAGCTCGGACTACAATTCCTACCAGGTCAGCGCTCATGAAGACGCCGTCTCCCTGTTCGACCGCTACGCCAAGGGCGGCGACAATGCGGCGCTGAAGGATTGGGCCGGCAAGACGCTGCCGGCGCTGAAGCACCATCTCGACATGGCCAAGGAGCTCGGCAAGGCGCCGAGCGTCGGTCAGTCCAAATAG
- a CDS encoding DHA2 family efflux MFS transporter permease subunit: MTDVAQGGASAGGWSPERSAAGGHNPYLIAFVVSIATFMEVLDTTIANVALRHIAGGLAVGIDESTYVITSYLVANAIVLSISGWLSTVIGRKRFYMMCVATFTVSSLLCGFAWNLESLVLFRILQGLGGGGMATSEQAILADSFPPEKRGQAFAVYGVAVVVAPVIGPTLGGWITDTYSWHWVFLINVPMGLLSLVLVGSLVKEPSGAEEEREKLLRKGLRVDYIGFALVAIGLGSLEYVLDEGQRNDWFGSNVIVFFAVLAAVSLLALIPWELTREEPIVDLRLLGRRQFAACFLVMLGTGAVLISTTQILPQLLQTELNYTATLAGLALSPGGVATLVLMPVVGRLVSTVQPKYLIMCGAAIVAFSMWHLTGLTGDITYGYAALSRIFLALGLPFLFLPVTTASYDGIPPDKTNQASALINVARNIGGSMGVALAQTILAQRQQFHQSRLVEHAAPSDLGYQQTIDAMTRYFQAQGSNASDAAAQAVAWVGKTLQQQVDLLAYIDVFWTLAIVAVLMIPTAAVLRRIDLSAPARGH, translated from the coding sequence ATGACGGACGTCGCGCAAGGCGGCGCCTCCGCCGGGGGCTGGTCGCCGGAACGGTCAGCGGCGGGCGGGCACAATCCCTATCTGATCGCCTTCGTGGTTTCGATCGCCACCTTCATGGAGGTGCTCGACACCACCATCGCCAACGTCGCATTGCGCCACATCGCCGGCGGGCTCGCGGTCGGCATCGACGAGAGCACCTACGTCATCACCAGCTATCTCGTTGCCAACGCCATCGTGCTGTCGATCTCGGGTTGGTTGTCGACCGTGATCGGCCGCAAGCGCTTCTACATGATGTGCGTCGCGACCTTCACGGTCTCCTCGTTGTTATGCGGGTTCGCCTGGAATCTGGAGTCGCTCGTTCTGTTCCGCATCCTGCAAGGGCTCGGCGGCGGCGGCATGGCCACCAGCGAGCAGGCGATCTTGGCCGACTCCTTTCCGCCGGAGAAGCGCGGTCAGGCCTTTGCCGTCTACGGCGTGGCCGTCGTGGTCGCGCCCGTGATCGGCCCGACGCTTGGCGGCTGGATCACCGACACCTACAGCTGGCATTGGGTGTTTCTGATCAACGTTCCCATGGGATTGCTGTCGTTGGTCCTGGTGGGATCGCTGGTCAAGGAGCCGTCGGGCGCGGAAGAGGAGAGGGAGAAGCTGCTGCGCAAGGGCCTGCGCGTCGACTACATCGGTTTCGCGCTCGTTGCGATCGGGCTCGGCTCGCTAGAATACGTGCTCGACGAAGGCCAGCGCAATGACTGGTTCGGCTCGAACGTGATCGTGTTCTTCGCGGTGCTCGCGGCCGTCTCGCTGCTGGCGCTGATTCCGTGGGAGCTGACGCGGGAGGAGCCCATCGTCGACCTTCGCCTGCTTGGCCGGCGTCAGTTCGCGGCCTGCTTCCTGGTCATGCTCGGCACCGGCGCGGTGCTGATCTCGACGACGCAGATCTTGCCGCAACTGCTCCAGACCGAGCTGAATTACACGGCCACGCTGGCCGGCCTTGCGCTGTCGCCGGGCGGAGTCGCGACGTTGGTGCTGATGCCGGTGGTCGGCCGCCTCGTCAGCACGGTGCAGCCCAAATATCTCATCATGTGTGGGGCCGCCATCGTCGCCTTCTCGATGTGGCATCTCACCGGGCTGACCGGCGACATCACCTACGGCTACGCGGCGCTCTCGCGAATCTTCCTCGCGCTCGGTCTTCCCTTCCTGTTCCTGCCGGTGACGACCGCCTCCTATGACGGCATTCCCCCGGACAAGACCAACCAGGCCTCGGCGCTGATCAACGTCGCCCGCAATATCGGCGGCTCCATGGGCGTCGCGCTGGCGCAGACCATTCTGGCGCAGCGCCAGCAATTCCACCAGAGCCGCCTGGTCGAGCACGCCGCGCCGTCCGATCTCGGCTACCAGCAGACCATCGACGCGATGACGCGCTACTTCCAGGCGCAGGGTTCGAACGCAAGCGATGCCGCCGCGCAGGCGGTTGCCTGGGTCGGCAAAACCTTGCAGCAGCAGGTCGATCTCCTCGCCTATATCGACGTGTTCTGGACCCTCGCGATCGTCGCGGTGCTAATGATCCCCACGGCGGCGGTGCTCCGCCGGATCGACCTGAGCGCGCCGGCGCGGGGGCACTGA
- a CDS encoding aldo/keto reductase yields MNHLKTQGISVPKLGLGTFRMQGDACRTAVESALALGYRHIDTAEMYANEEPIGSAIATSRVPRTELHVTTKVWHENLAPDAIRRAFDVSLKKLRLDHVDLYLVHWPSTAANWGAVFETLMKLKEEGRTRAIGVANFTTALLKIAVEDIKAPIACNQVEYHAMLDQSKVLAYLKAKSIPLVAYCPLAQGRFASDPVLAEIGARHGATAAQVALKWLLDQDGVAAIPKASRRESQQANLDALKIALDDADRKKIAALAKDKRCVNPGFAPTWD; encoded by the coding sequence ATGAACCATCTGAAAACACAGGGCATCAGCGTGCCCAAGCTTGGCCTCGGCACCTTCCGCATGCAGGGCGATGCCTGCCGCACCGCGGTCGAGAGCGCGCTCGCGCTCGGCTATCGCCACATCGACACCGCCGAGATGTACGCCAACGAGGAGCCGATCGGCTCGGCCATCGCCACTTCGCGTGTGCCGCGCACTGAGCTGCACGTCACCACAAAGGTCTGGCACGAGAACCTTGCCCCGGATGCGATCCGGCGTGCCTTCGATGTCAGCCTGAAGAAGCTCCGGCTCGACCATGTCGACCTCTATCTCGTGCACTGGCCGTCGACAGCCGCGAACTGGGGCGCGGTGTTCGAGACCCTGATGAAGCTCAAGGAGGAGGGACGCACGCGGGCGATCGGCGTTGCCAACTTCACCACGGCGTTGCTCAAGATCGCGGTCGAGGACATCAAGGCGCCGATCGCCTGCAACCAGGTCGAATATCACGCCATGCTCGATCAATCGAAGGTGCTGGCCTATCTCAAGGCCAAGTCGATCCCGCTCGTTGCCTATTGCCCGCTGGCGCAAGGACGTTTCGCGAGCGATCCGGTGCTGGCTGAAATCGGTGCCAGGCACGGCGCAACAGCAGCGCAGGTCGCGCTGAAATGGCTGCTCGACCAGGACGGCGTCGCTGCGATCCCGAAGGCGTCGCGTCGCGAAAGCCAACAGGCCAATCTCGACGCACTGAAGATCGCGCTGGACGATGCCGACCGCAAGAAGATCGCAGCGCTGGCCAAGGACAAGCGCTGTGTCAATCCGGGCTTTGCGCCGACCTGGGACTAG